In Deinococcus proteolyticus MRP, a single genomic region encodes these proteins:
- the sucC gene encoding ADP-forming succinate--CoA ligase subunit beta encodes MKLHEYQGKEILRDFGVNVQEGKVAHTPEEVKAIAEEYGQPVVVKAQVHVGGRGKAGGVKFSPTAEKALENGQNILGMDIKGLTVEKVLVTKAVDIDAGTEYYVGMIVDRNVQSYTLMASAEGGMEIEEVAAATPEKIIKHRVDPVTGLRPYEAREVAIKAGFKGNLNKIADMMVKMSKAALERDAVLVEINPLFVDESGTPLALDTKFEIDDNAMYRHQDVAHYRELSAEHPLEVEASEYGFAYVKLDDGNVGVLGNGAGIVMTTLDVVNRAGAKPANFLDIGGGAKADVVYNAVKLVSKDPDVKAIFINIFGGITRADEVAKGVIQALDEGILTKPVRMRIAGTAEDEAKALLAEKNSDLIKMYPTMFEAAEEAAKEANALGGK; translated from the coding sequence GTGAAGTTACACGAGTATCAGGGCAAGGAAATCCTGCGTGATTTCGGCGTCAACGTGCAGGAAGGCAAAGTCGCTCACACCCCCGAGGAAGTGAAAGCCATCGCTGAAGAGTACGGCCAGCCGGTCGTGGTCAAGGCGCAGGTGCACGTGGGCGGCCGCGGTAAGGCCGGCGGCGTGAAGTTCAGCCCCACCGCCGAAAAGGCGCTGGAAAACGGCCAGAACATCCTGGGCATGGACATCAAGGGTCTGACGGTCGAGAAGGTGCTGGTCACCAAGGCCGTGGACATCGACGCCGGCACCGAGTACTACGTCGGGATGATCGTGGACCGCAACGTCCAGAGCTACACCCTGATGGCCTCCGCTGAGGGCGGCATGGAAATCGAGGAAGTGGCCGCCGCCACCCCCGAGAAAATCATCAAGCACCGCGTGGACCCCGTCACCGGCCTGCGCCCCTACGAAGCCCGTGAAGTGGCGATCAAGGCCGGTTTCAAGGGCAACCTGAACAAGATTGCCGACATGATGGTCAAGATGAGCAAAGCGGCGCTGGAACGCGACGCCGTGCTGGTCGAAATCAATCCCCTCTTCGTGGACGAAAGCGGCACGCCGCTGGCCCTCGACACCAAGTTCGAGATCGACGACAACGCCATGTACCGTCACCAGGACGTGGCGCACTACCGTGAGCTGTCGGCCGAGCACCCCCTGGAAGTGGAAGCCAGCGAGTACGGCTTCGCCTACGTGAAGCTGGACGACGGCAACGTCGGCGTGCTGGGCAACGGCGCCGGCATCGTGATGACCACCCTGGACGTGGTGAACCGCGCTGGTGCCAAGCCCGCCAACTTCCTCGACATCGGCGGCGGCGCCAAGGCCGACGTGGTGTACAACGCCGTCAAGCTGGTGAGCAAGGACCCCGACGTCAAGGCCATCTTCATCAACATCTTCGGCGGCATCACCCGCGCCGACGAGGTGGCCAAGGGCGTCATCCAGGCGCTGGACGAAGGCATCCTGACCAAGCCGGTCCGCATGCGCATCGCCGGCACTGCCGAAGACGAAGCCAAGGCGCTGCTGGCCGAGAAGAACAGCGACCTGATCAAGATGTACCCCACCATGTTCGAGGCTGCTGAAGAAGCCGCCAAGGAAGCCAACGCTCTGGGAGGCAAGTAA
- a CDS encoding M24 family metallopeptidase, whose protein sequence is MEKIEQLRAALARRGLQALWVSDPANVRYLSGFTHPDDGRLLVTPGAAVLYTDGRYTVQAQEDALPGIEVVIARPLEAIEGAAPAVAGMKMGVEGAHLTVSALERLKERWQVQFHPVEGLVEELRLHKSADEVAGIRAAQALADRVFAEVRPQIRAGVRELDIAMALEQGLRQAGATSAFDVIVASGVRGALPHGTASDRVIEDGDLVTVDFGANLNGYNSDMTRTVAVGQPADELKRLYNAVLEAEEAAVRAVRPGLKAGDLDAVARDILAGHGLAEAFAHSLGHGVGLVVHEGPRLAQGSEDVLAPGMVITIEPGAYVPGLGGVRIEDLVLVTEDGYEVLSHSPRETLA, encoded by the coding sequence ATGGAAAAAATTGAACAGCTCAGAGCGGCCCTGGCACGCCGGGGTCTGCAGGCTCTGTGGGTGTCGGACCCGGCCAATGTGCGCTACTTGAGCGGATTTACTCATCCGGATGACGGCCGGCTGCTGGTGACGCCGGGGGCGGCTGTGCTGTATACCGACGGCCGCTATACCGTGCAGGCACAGGAAGACGCGCTGCCGGGAATAGAGGTGGTGATTGCCCGCCCGCTGGAGGCCATCGAAGGGGCGGCGCCGGCCGTGGCCGGTATGAAAATGGGCGTAGAAGGCGCCCACCTGACGGTCAGTGCCCTGGAGCGCCTCAAGGAGCGCTGGCAGGTGCAGTTTCATCCGGTCGAAGGGCTGGTGGAAGAGCTGCGGCTGCACAAGTCGGCGGACGAGGTGGCCGGGATTCGCGCGGCTCAGGCTCTGGCCGACCGGGTCTTTGCCGAGGTGCGCCCGCAGATTCGCGCTGGGGTCCGCGAGCTGGATATTGCGATGGCCCTGGAGCAGGGGCTGCGGCAGGCCGGAGCGACCAGCGCCTTTGACGTGATTGTGGCGAGTGGGGTGCGGGGGGCTCTCCCCCACGGCACGGCCAGCGACCGGGTGATTGAAGATGGCGACCTGGTCACGGTGGATTTCGGTGCCAATCTGAACGGCTACAACTCGGACATGACCCGCACCGTGGCGGTGGGCCAGCCGGCAGACGAGCTGAAGCGTCTCTATAACGCTGTGCTGGAAGCCGAGGAAGCCGCTGTACGGGCGGTGCGCCCCGGTCTTAAGGCGGGCGACCTGGACGCGGTGGCCCGTGACATTCTCGCCGGGCATGGTTTGGCTGAAGCTTTCGCCCACTCGCTCGGACATGGTGTGGGCTTGGTGGTCCACGAAGGACCGCGTCTGGCCCAGGGCAGTGAGGATGTGCTGGCGCCCGGCATGGTGATCACCATCGAGCCGGGCGCCTATGTGCCGGGCTTGGGCGGGGTGCGGATTGAAGACCTGGTGCTGGTGACCGAGGATGGCTACGAGGTGCTCAGCCACTCGCCCAGGGAGACTCTTGCATGA
- a CDS encoding septal ring lytic transglycosylase RlpA family protein — translation MRRRSLLAGGLTVCLSLFPALAVAAPSLGALQLGALQLAQGAGVYQRGKAVYYGGRPDPETRMTAAHLTLPFGTWVRVTHVRTGRSVRVKINDRGPFNGGGRIIDLSRAAAQELGILREGVAPVTLTVLSRP, via the coding sequence ATGAGGAGGCGGTCTCTGCTGGCCGGGGGCCTGACGGTGTGCCTGTCCCTGTTCCCGGCGCTGGCGGTTGCTGCGCCGAGTCTGGGTGCTCTGCAACTGGGTGCTCTGCAACTGGCGCAGGGGGCGGGGGTCTATCAGCGTGGCAAGGCGGTGTATTACGGTGGCCGGCCTGACCCTGAAACGCGCATGACCGCGGCTCACCTGACCCTGCCCTTCGGCACCTGGGTACGGGTGACGCATGTCCGCACTGGCCGCAGCGTACGCGTCAAGATCAATGACCGTGGTCCCTTCAACGGGGGTGGGCGCATTATTGACCTGTCCAGGGCTGCGGCGCAGGAGCTGGGTATCCTCCGCGAGGGGGTGGCGCCGGTCACGCTGACCGTGCTTTCCCGTCCCTGA
- a CDS encoding YbjN domain-containing protein gives MTTETALLTLDTLAKYLKERDVQLEMDQNPETGQRFIRMGWRFEMGDAAVLVSVNDGPQNTSRLEITCVTQKTYEGRLGEVMEMLNQRNRERAFSRSVDAQGNVWLEYVGFYPTLAEMPQETFDTLFGGVLMHFQDDYAALEGVQLQPQQPQA, from the coding sequence ATGACGACCGAAACTGCTCTGCTGACGCTGGACACCCTCGCCAAATACCTCAAGGAGCGCGACGTTCAGCTGGAAATGGACCAGAACCCCGAAACTGGCCAGCGCTTTATCCGCATGGGCTGGCGCTTCGAGATGGGTGACGCCGCTGTTCTGGTGTCCGTGAACGACGGCCCCCAGAACACCAGTCGCCTGGAAATCACCTGCGTGACCCAGAAGACCTATGAAGGCCGTCTGGGCGAAGTGATGGAAATGCTGAACCAGCGTAACCGTGAGCGGGCCTTCAGCCGTTCGGTGGACGCACAGGGCAACGTCTGGCTGGAGTATGTGGGCTTCTACCCCACCCTGGCTGAAATGCCCCAGGAAACCTTCGACACGCTGTTCGGTGGCGTACTGATGCACTTCCAGGATGACTACGCTGCCCTGGAGGGTGTGCAGCTGCAGCCTCAGCAGCCTCAGGCCTGA
- a CDS encoding TrmH family RNA methyltransferase, with protein MPSPITSLQNPTVKRLVRLRSSRRLREGEGTVLIEGARETARALAAGWAAGELYLCPALFSPEAAELAPQLPMSAVTELSAEAFAKVSGRENPDGVLLLSRPPQERWPTLPPQALLVVLHGLEKPGNVGAILRTVDGVGADGVLILGRGADPYSPNVIRASQGSVFTVPLRQQDEAEALAWLEEEGFTLVACTPDAPRTFWQADLTGRVALLLGTEHEGLPEHWRRHESAVSIPMRGQADSLNVATAAAVVLYEALRQRQ; from the coding sequence ATGCCGAGCCCCATCACCTCCCTGCAAAATCCCACCGTCAAGCGCTTGGTCCGCCTGCGCAGTAGCCGCCGCCTGCGGGAAGGGGAGGGGACTGTCCTGATCGAGGGTGCCCGCGAGACGGCCCGCGCCCTGGCGGCCGGCTGGGCTGCTGGGGAGCTGTACCTTTGCCCGGCGCTGTTCAGTCCCGAGGCTGCCGAGCTGGCCCCACAGTTGCCCATGTCCGCCGTGACCGAGCTGAGCGCTGAAGCCTTTGCCAAGGTCAGCGGCCGCGAGAATCCTGACGGCGTGCTCCTGCTGAGCCGTCCTCCGCAGGAGCGCTGGCCTACGCTGCCGCCGCAGGCGCTGCTGGTGGTGCTGCACGGGTTGGAAAAGCCCGGCAACGTGGGGGCGATTCTGCGCACCGTGGACGGGGTGGGTGCCGACGGCGTGCTGATTCTGGGACGCGGCGCCGACCCCTACAGTCCCAACGTGATCCGTGCCTCGCAGGGCAGTGTCTTTACTGTGCCGCTGCGCCAGCAGGATGAGGCGGAGGCGCTGGCTTGGCTGGAAGAGGAAGGGTTTACCCTGGTCGCCTGCACCCCCGACGCCCCGCGCACCTTCTGGCAAGCCGACTTGACCGGCCGGGTGGCTCTGCTGCTGGGCACCGAGCATGAGGGCCTGCCAGAACATTGGCGCCGCCATGAATCCGCCGTTTCCATCCCCATGCGGGGGCAGGCCGATAGCCTGAACGTCGCGACCGCCGCCGCTGTGGTGCTGTATGAAGCGTTGCGACAGCGGCAATAA
- a CDS encoding DUF1622 domain-containing protein — protein MTLEPVTESLQHWVMGAAHLVASLAEISAVLIVAAALLEALWRSVRVFGQRDQVPDEVKESLRLQLGRWLAIALEFLLAADVLLTAVAPTWDEIGKLAAIATIRTALNYFLQKEIEAHERQHGRTTHPDHG, from the coding sequence ATGACCCTGGAACCTGTGACCGAATCGCTGCAGCACTGGGTGATGGGGGCGGCCCACCTAGTGGCCTCCCTGGCGGAAATCTCGGCGGTGCTGATTGTGGCGGCGGCACTGCTAGAAGCACTGTGGCGGTCGGTGCGGGTGTTCGGACAGCGGGACCAGGTCCCCGACGAGGTCAAGGAGTCGCTGCGGCTACAGCTGGGGCGCTGGCTGGCGATTGCGCTGGAATTTCTGCTGGCGGCCGATGTGCTGCTGACTGCCGTGGCCCCCACCTGGGACGAAATCGGCAAGCTGGCAGCCATCGCCACCATTCGCACCGCGCTGAACTACTTCCTGCAAAAGGAAATCGAGGCGCACGAGCGCCAGCATGGCCGCACCACCCATCCGGACCACGGCTAA
- a CDS encoding NAD(P)-dependent oxidoreductase, with protein sequence MAAPPIRTTAKAPGAKLQGMSTAFIGLGAMGYPMAGHLARAFDTLVWNRTPARAQAHAAEFGSAAHELSSLAHADVIFSCLPTSGEVWEVLRALDGQLEPGSVWVDCTSGHPQAAREQAAWLAERGVHFLDAPVSGGTNGAEAGTLTVMVGGDAAVLERVRPRLAFAGKVVHVGPTGAGFAVKAVNNALLAVNLWAAGEGLAALKAGGVDLGAALDVINASSGRSNASENLIGQRVLSREFPATFALGLLAKDVGIALDVVAAHKGAAPLLGSAGGLYRAAERVIGGSEDHTAALKLVEQMNDVELS encoded by the coding sequence ATGGCCGCACCACCCATCCGGACCACGGCTAAGGCCCCCGGCGCTAAGCTGCAGGGTATGAGTACAGCATTTATCGGCCTGGGCGCGATGGGCTATCCGATGGCGGGCCACCTTGCCCGGGCGTTCGACACCCTGGTCTGGAACCGTACCCCAGCGCGGGCCCAGGCGCACGCGGCCGAGTTCGGCAGCGCTGCACACGAGCTGAGCAGCCTGGCACACGCCGACGTGATCTTTTCTTGTCTGCCCACCTCTGGCGAGGTATGGGAGGTGCTGCGGGCGCTGGACGGCCAGCTGGAGCCCGGCAGCGTGTGGGTGGACTGCACCAGCGGGCACCCGCAGGCGGCGCGGGAACAGGCGGCCTGGTTGGCTGAGCGCGGCGTGCACTTTCTGGACGCGCCGGTGTCGGGCGGCACGAACGGGGCGGAAGCCGGCACCCTCACCGTGATGGTGGGCGGGGACGCCGCGGTGCTGGAGCGGGTGCGCCCACGCCTCGCCTTTGCCGGCAAGGTGGTCCACGTGGGGCCTACCGGCGCGGGCTTCGCGGTCAAGGCCGTGAACAATGCCCTGCTGGCGGTCAACCTATGGGCGGCCGGCGAGGGACTGGCAGCCCTGAAAGCCGGCGGCGTGGACCTCGGAGCGGCGCTGGACGTGATCAACGCTTCTTCGGGGCGCTCGAACGCCAGCGAGAACCTGATCGGCCAACGGGTGCTGAGCCGCGAGTTCCCGGCCACCTTTGCGCTGGGGCTGCTGGCAAAAGACGTGGGTATTGCGCTGGACGTGGTGGCGGCGCATAAGGGTGCGGCGCCGCTGCTGGGAAGTGCGGGCGGGCTGTACCGGGCTGCCGAGCGCGTGATCGGCGGCAGCGAAGACCATACCGCCGCACTGAAGCTGGTAGAACAGATGAACGATGTGGAGCTTTCATGA
- a CDS encoding DegV family protein produces the protein MTDSQPRPTPQFAAVTDGGLDAYAGLNNAVPVAPFSVTFGNDTYAMHELPREQLMARILAGNPHPSTSQPTPQAWLDGYRQAAAQGATHIVALTISPGLSGSTNAAEQARSLLEQELPDLQVQLFNSGSLSAAQAFVLHALMTAAGRGESLETALRWAEQVRDETELYFTIETLEFLQKGGRIGKVAATLGGLLNLKPVVTVEKPAGIYTTAARARGYKGGIREIAAQLTRRYGEGTPLRLGLLYGSHPEDAELLREQIAASHPIVWAETTPVNGSLMVHTGPRAVGVAAAPGAWPWER, from the coding sequence ATGACTGATTCCCAACCACGACCCACCCCCCAATTCGCCGCCGTGACCGACGGAGGCCTGGACGCCTACGCCGGCCTGAACAACGCCGTGCCGGTGGCCCCTTTTTCGGTGACCTTCGGCAACGACACCTACGCCATGCACGAGCTGCCACGCGAGCAGCTGATGGCGCGGATTCTGGCCGGGAACCCCCACCCCAGCACCTCGCAGCCCACGCCGCAGGCCTGGCTGGACGGCTACCGGCAGGCGGCGGCGCAGGGGGCGACCCACATCGTCGCGCTGACCATCAGCCCGGGGCTTTCGGGCAGCACCAACGCGGCCGAGCAGGCCCGCAGCCTGCTGGAACAGGAACTGCCCGACCTACAGGTGCAGCTGTTCAATTCGGGCAGCCTGAGTGCGGCGCAGGCTTTCGTGCTGCACGCGCTGATGACAGCCGCCGGGCGCGGCGAGAGCCTGGAGACGGCGCTGCGCTGGGCCGAACAGGTCCGCGATGAAACCGAGCTGTACTTCACCATCGAGACGCTGGAGTTTCTGCAAAAGGGCGGACGCATCGGCAAGGTGGCGGCCACGTTGGGCGGGCTGCTGAACCTCAAGCCGGTGGTGACGGTGGAAAAGCCGGCCGGCATCTACACCACAGCGGCCCGCGCCCGTGGGTACAAGGGGGGCATCCGCGAAATTGCCGCGCAGCTGACCCGGCGCTACGGCGAAGGCACGCCCCTGCGCCTGGGCCTGCTGTACGGATCGCACCCGGAAGACGCGGAGCTGCTGCGTGAGCAGATTGCCGCCTCGCACCCCATCGTGTGGGCGGAGACTACCCCGGTCAACGGTTCGCTGATGGTGCACACCGGCCCGCGTGCGGTGGGCGTGGCAGCAGCGCCGGGGGCCTGGCCTTGGGAACGCTGA
- the aspS gene encoding aspartate--tRNA(Asn) ligase produces the protein MTTPQPEMPAPALPRTFIRDLAALSGQPVRLRGQILSRRDLGGLQFVTLRDGSGAVQCVGDGLGLDLPLPESSVEILGTVAPHPKRAGEVEVRMQAMHLLAAAAEPTPVELPKLSRVHPDTLLNHRAVTVRGLEARAVLRVQAELLAGFRAALGDMGFTEISTPKIVEAGAEGGANLFTVDYFGEPAYLAQSPQLYKQMMVGAFERVFEVAPVFRGEQHNTSRHLTEYLSLDAELGFIDSEEDVMDVETEVLRVMLARVAERCGPELALLGATLPEVPARIPRIPLLEARALVEREFGHPVGGKDLDPEGERLLGEYVRRELGSDFVFVTQFPQAARPFYTHPAGEVDGVPVTRGFDLLLRGLEITSGGQRIHDPQMLAQSIEAYGLNPDSLRGYSEVFRYGMPPHGGFAIGAERLTALLLGIGNVRMARAFPRDRTRLQP, from the coding sequence ATGACCACCCCACAGCCGGAAATGCCCGCCCCTGCCCTGCCCCGCACCTTTATCCGTGACCTCGCCGCCCTGAGCGGCCAGCCGGTGCGGCTGCGCGGCCAGATTCTCTCGCGCCGTGACCTGGGGGGGCTGCAGTTCGTGACCCTGCGCGACGGCAGCGGCGCCGTGCAGTGCGTGGGCGACGGCCTGGGTCTGGACCTGCCGCTGCCCGAAAGCAGTGTGGAAATCCTGGGCACGGTGGCTCCGCACCCCAAGCGGGCCGGCGAGGTGGAGGTGCGGATGCAGGCCATGCACCTGCTGGCCGCCGCCGCCGAGCCCACCCCGGTGGAGCTGCCCAAGCTGAGCCGCGTACACCCCGACACCCTGCTCAATCACCGTGCCGTGACGGTGCGCGGCCTTGAGGCACGCGCCGTGCTGCGGGTGCAGGCCGAGCTGCTGGCCGGCTTCCGCGCCGCTCTGGGCGACATGGGCTTTACCGAAATCAGCACGCCCAAAATCGTGGAAGCGGGTGCGGAAGGTGGGGCCAACCTGTTCACGGTGGACTATTTCGGTGAGCCGGCCTACCTGGCCCAGAGCCCGCAGCTGTATAAGCAGATGATGGTGGGCGCCTTCGAGCGGGTGTTCGAGGTGGCGCCGGTGTTCCGGGGCGAGCAGCACAACACCAGCCGGCACCTGACCGAGTACCTCAGCCTGGACGCCGAGCTGGGGTTTATCGACTCGGAAGAGGACGTGATGGACGTGGAAACCGAGGTACTGCGCGTGATGCTGGCCCGTGTGGCCGAGCGCTGCGGCCCCGAGCTGGCGCTGCTGGGGGCGACTTTGCCCGAGGTGCCGGCCCGCATTCCGCGTATTCCGCTGCTGGAAGCCCGCGCCCTGGTGGAGCGCGAGTTCGGACACCCCGTCGGCGGCAAGGACCTGGACCCCGAAGGTGAGCGGCTGCTGGGCGAATATGTGCGCCGCGAGCTGGGCAGCGACTTCGTGTTCGTCACGCAGTTCCCGCAGGCGGCCCGGCCCTTTTACACCCACCCGGCCGGCGAGGTGGACGGCGTGCCGGTCACGCGCGGCTTCGACCTGCTGCTGCGCGGGCTGGAAATCACGTCCGGCGGGCAGCGCATCCACGACCCGCAGATGCTGGCCCAGAGCATCGAGGCGTACGGCCTGAACCCTGACTCGCTGCGCGGCTACTCCGAGGTGTTCCGCTACGGCATGCCCCCGCACGGCGGCTTCGCCATTGGCGCGGAGCGGCTGACCGCGCTGCTGCTGGGCATCGGCAACGTGCGGATGGCGCGGGCCTTCCCACGTGACCGGACCCGCCTGCAGCCCTGA
- a CDS encoding 3'(2'),5'-bisphosphate nucleotidase CysQ family protein, producing MSEALRHELDTAGRLARQAGDLVRRFRREGLTVQHKTGADDPVTEADRAASELLMRELAAAFPHDGLLSEEEADSTERLGRERVWLIDPIDGTKEYAEGSPDYCVSIGLAVAGEPVLGVIYAPDTDELFAGAAGLGVTKDGQPAARHREPPYVIATSVTETRRELNDLPLAGMRPSGSTALKLARIAAGEADATFTMSPRAEWDIAAGHALLRAAGAELTRRDGGAVRYNQPTPYLEQGFVAGHPDALAWLQAELLRLGVPSAVLALDADQRGQRRHVRRAGERELAWLVTGSAGGEVQVLDCGGDAFHLERLTRDVRRARDSLR from the coding sequence ATGAGTGAAGCGCTGAGACACGAACTGGACACCGCCGGGCGTCTGGCGCGGCAGGCCGGCGACCTGGTGCGGCGCTTTCGCCGTGAGGGACTGACCGTGCAGCACAAGACCGGCGCCGACGACCCTGTAACCGAGGCGGACCGCGCCGCGTCGGAGCTGCTGATGCGCGAGCTGGCAGCGGCCTTTCCGCACGACGGCCTGCTGTCCGAAGAAGAGGCCGACAGCACCGAGCGCCTGGGCCGTGAGCGGGTGTGGTTGATCGACCCCATTGACGGCACCAAGGAATATGCCGAGGGCAGCCCTGACTACTGCGTGTCCATTGGGCTGGCAGTGGCCGGGGAACCGGTGCTGGGCGTCATCTACGCGCCGGACACAGACGAACTGTTCGCCGGAGCCGCCGGGCTGGGGGTGACCAAGGACGGGCAGCCGGCCGCCCGCCACAGGGAACCGCCCTACGTCATCGCCACCTCGGTTACCGAGACACGCCGCGAACTGAACGACCTGCCGCTCGCCGGCATGCGGCCCAGTGGGTCTACCGCGCTGAAGCTGGCCCGCATCGCGGCGGGCGAGGCGGACGCCACCTTTACCATGTCGCCCCGCGCCGAGTGGGACATTGCAGCCGGGCACGCGCTGCTGCGGGCGGCAGGCGCGGAGCTGACGCGGCGGGACGGCGGCGCCGTGCGTTACAACCAGCCCACACCCTATTTGGAGCAGGGCTTCGTCGCCGGGCATCCAGACGCCCTGGCCTGGCTGCAGGCCGAACTGCTGCGCCTGGGTGTGCCCAGCGCCGTGCTGGCCCTGGACGCGGACCAGCGTGGTCAGCGCCGGCATGTGCGCCGGGCCGGGGAGCGGGAGCTGGCCTGGCTGGTGACCGGGAGCGCGGGCGGCGAGGTGCAGGTGCTGGACTGCGGCGGCGACGCTTTTCACCTGGAACGCCTGACCCGCGACGTGCGCCGGGCTAGGGACTCGCTGCGTTAA
- the recF gene encoding DNA replication/repair protein RecF (All proteins in this family for which functions are known are DNA-binding proteins that assist the filamentation of RecA onto DNA for the initiation of recombination or recombinational repair.) produces MAPVRLSKLSTLNYRNLAPDTLEFPAGVTGVWGENGAGKTNLLEAAYLALTGRTEAGRLEELVLAGQAEAYVRADVLEGGSLSVQEVGIGRGRRQLKVDGVRTRTGDLPRGSAVLIRPEDSELVFGSPSQRRAYLDSLLGRLSARYAEQLSRYERTVSQRNAALREGQDWALDVWDAPLVTLGRDIMEFRARALVRLEELARHANAELGSRKALDIRLLESTDPASYAQTLHARRAEELARGVTLTGPHRDDLELTLGGLNAGTYASRGEGRTAALSLRYAELQLLSERFGEPPVLLIDDWTAELDPQRRQFLLDLAASVPQAIVTGTEQPPGAQLALQAAAGRFTPQPQRQEEMPA; encoded by the coding sequence ATGGCGCCCGTGCGTCTGAGCAAGCTCTCTACCCTGAACTACCGCAACCTGGCCCCCGACACGCTGGAATTCCCGGCGGGGGTCACGGGCGTCTGGGGCGAGAACGGCGCCGGCAAAACCAACCTGCTGGAAGCTGCCTACTTGGCGCTCACGGGCCGCACCGAAGCAGGCCGGCTGGAGGAGCTGGTGCTGGCCGGGCAGGCCGAAGCGTATGTACGTGCCGACGTGCTGGAAGGCGGCAGTCTGAGCGTGCAGGAGGTGGGCATCGGGCGCGGACGGCGGCAGCTGAAGGTGGACGGCGTGCGTACCCGCACCGGCGACCTGCCGCGTGGCAGCGCCGTGCTGATTCGCCCGGAGGACTCGGAGCTGGTGTTCGGCTCGCCCTCGCAGCGCCGGGCGTATCTGGACTCGCTGCTGGGGCGCCTGAGCGCCCGCTACGCCGAGCAGCTCAGCCGCTACGAGCGCACGGTGTCGCAGCGCAACGCCGCCCTGCGCGAGGGCCAGGACTGGGCACTGGACGTGTGGGACGCCCCGCTGGTCACGCTGGGCCGTGACATCATGGAATTCCGCGCGCGGGCGCTGGTGCGCCTGGAAGAACTGGCACGCCACGCCAACGCCGAGCTGGGCAGCCGCAAGGCGCTGGATATCCGGCTGCTGGAAAGCACGGACCCGGCCTCCTATGCCCAGACCCTGCATGCCCGCCGCGCCGAGGAGCTGGCCCGTGGCGTGACCCTGACCGGCCCACACCGCGACGACCTTGAGTTGACGCTGGGCGGCCTGAACGCCGGCACCTACGCCAGCCGGGGCGAGGGCCGCACCGCCGCGCTCTCGCTGCGCTACGCCGAGCTGCAGCTGCTCAGCGAGCGCTTCGGAGAACCGCCGGTGCTCCTGATTGACGACTGGACCGCCGAGCTGGACCCGCAGCGCCGGCAGTTTCTGCTGGATCTGGCGGCCTCGGTGCCGCAGGCCATCGTGACCGGCACCGAGCAGCCGCCCGGTGCCCAGCTCGCTTTGCAGGCGGCCGCCGGGCGCTTTACGCCGCAGCCGCAGCGACAGGAGGAGATGCCCGCATGA
- a CDS encoding DUF721 domain-containing protein has translation MSDPDRPYTPKPSFRTRARSGRREGDLRTVGELMNATLGKNRLGFGVQRAQALLVWPQAVGPEVARLTRARSFQFGTLHIEARDSAAAHHLSMQRHHFMRRLNELLAQQAPPGVAPEQVTEIRFGTGWTDPGEARRAHAPQLPPLAPAEQARAAQAAQAAGQELQDVAQRAAEAVARRRRWREQQGWHPCPVCGEPSPHTPCRPCQRTLREPLVRRAADDLMRRPETILGLEDRLGPAAEQAAHFLAVQGLEGRLQLLALECVQSGGAGDYREFLEEQCGKLLAVMGRKPLSAVTAADYALLPEQVRQVLLAGRGTQRR, from the coding sequence ATGAGCGACCCGGACCGGCCCTACACCCCCAAGCCCAGCTTCCGCACCCGCGCCCGCAGCGGCCGGCGCGAGGGCGACCTGCGCACGGTGGGCGAACTGATGAACGCTACCCTGGGCAAAAACCGCCTGGGCTTCGGCGTGCAGCGGGCGCAGGCGCTGCTGGTCTGGCCGCAGGCGGTGGGGCCGGAAGTGGCCCGGCTGACACGGGCGCGGTCGTTTCAGTTCGGCACCCTGCACATAGAAGCCCGCGACTCGGCGGCGGCGCACCATCTCAGCATGCAGCGGCACCACTTTATGCGGCGGCTAAACGAGCTGCTGGCGCAGCAGGCTCCCCCCGGCGTGGCTCCCGAGCAGGTCACCGAAATCCGCTTTGGCACCGGCTGGACAGACCCCGGCGAGGCCCGCCGCGCCCACGCCCCGCAGCTGCCCCCACTGGCTCCGGCCGAACAGGCCCGCGCCGCACAGGCCGCGCAGGCTGCCGGGCAGGAGCTTCAGGACGTGGCCCAGCGCGCCGCTGAAGCGGTGGCCCGGCGCCGGCGCTGGCGCGAGCAGCAGGGCTGGCATCCCTGCCCGGTGTGCGGCGAGCCCAGCCCGCACACCCCTTGCCGCCCCTGCCAGCGCACCCTGCGCGAGCCGCTGGTGCGCCGCGCCGCCGACGACCTGATGCGCCGGCCCGAAACCATCCTGGGCCTGGAAGACCGCCTGGGACCAGCCGCCGAGCAGGCCGCGCACTTCCTGGCTGTGCAGGGCCTAGAAGGCCGCCTTCAGCTGCTGGCGCTGGAGTGCGTGCAGTCCGGCGGAGCCGGCGACTACCGCGAGTTTCTGGAAGAGCAGTGCGGCAAGCTGCTGGCGGTGATGGGCCGCAAGCCACTGAGTGCCGTGACGGCCGCCGATTACGCCCTGCTGCCTGAGCAGGTGCGGCAGGTGCTGCTGGCCGGGAGGGGCACCCAGCGGCGCTGA